A window from Cryptomeria japonica chromosome 1, Sugi_1.0, whole genome shotgun sequence encodes these proteins:
- the LOC131039159 gene encoding chalcone synthase 7: MPAGKMNMEEIEAFRKAQRADGPATVLAIGTATPPNAIEQSEYPDYYFRITNSEHKVELKEKFKRMCEKSMIKKRYMYLTEEILKENPNVCAYMAPSLDARQDMVVVEVPRLGKEAATKAIKEWGQPKSKITHLLFCTTSGVDMPGADYQLTKLLGLRPGVKRVMMYQQGCFAGGTVLRVAKDLAENNRGARVLVVCSEITAVTFRGPSDTHLDSLVGQALFGDGAAAVIVGADPVPEIEKPCFELLWTAQTILPDSEGAIDGHLREVGLTFHLLKDVPGLISKNIEKALVEAFQQFNISDWNELFWIAHPGGPAILDQVESKLQLDPKKMRATRQILSEYGNMSSACVLFILDEVRKSSKENGCATTGEGLDMGVLFGFGPGLTVETVVLKSVALH; encoded by the exons ATGCCTGCAGGGAAGATGAACATGGAGGAGATCGAAGCTTTCAGGAAGGCCCAGAGAGCCGACGGCCCTGCCACCGTGCTCGCCATCGGCACAGCCACTCCCCCTAACGCCATCGAACAGAGCGAGTACCCAGATTACTATTTCAGAATCACTAACAGCGAGCACAAGGTCGAGCTCAAGGAAAAATTCAAGCGCATGT GCGAGAAGTCGATGATTAAGAAGAGGTACATGTATCTGACGGAGGAGATCTTGAAGGAGAACCCCAACGTGTGCGCTTACATGGCCCCCTCGCTGGACGCTAGGCAGGATATGGTAGTGGTCGAAGTTCCCCGCCTGGGAAAAGAGGCCGCCACCAAGGCCATTAAGGAATGGGGTCAGCCCAAATCTAAGATTACCCACCTCCTCTTCTGCACCACCAGTGGTGTTGACATGCCCGGTGCCGACTATCAGCTTACCAAACTGCTGGGTCTGCGGCCCGGCGTGAAGAGAGTGATGATGTACCAGCAGGGCTGCTTTGCTGGCGGCACGGTTCTGAGAGTGGCCAAGGACCTCGCTGAAAATAACCGTGGAGCTCGAGTTCTGGTCGTCTGTAGTGAAATCACCGCCGTGACCTTCCGCGGCCCGTCCGACACCCATCTCGACAGTCTTGTCGGGCAGGCTCTTTTCGGTGATGGTGCGGCGGCTGTGATTGTGGGCGCAGACCCTGTTCCAGAAATAGAGAAGCCCTGTTTCGAGCTCCTCTGGACCGCTCAGACAATTCTCCCCGACAGCGAGGGCGCCATTGATGGGCATCTGAGAGAGGTCGGTCTGACATTCCATTTGTTGAAGGACGTTCCTGGGCTTATCTCGAAGAACATTGAAAAGGCTCTGGTGGAGGCCTTCCAGCAGTTTAATATCTCCGACTGGAACGAACTCTTCTGGATCGCCCACCCGGGAGGTCCGGCCATTTTGGACCAGGTTGAATCGAAGCTTCAGTTGGACCCGAAGAAGATGAGGGCCACCAGACAGATTCTGAGCGAGTATGGTAACATGTCGAGCGCCTGCGTGCTCTTCATATTGGACGAGGTGAGGAAGTCGTCTAAGGAAAATGGGTGTGCGACCACGGGAGAAGGATTGGACATGGGGGTGCTGTTTGGATTTGGTCCCGGTCTCACAGTGGAGACTGTAGTTCTTAAGAGCGTTGCGCTTCATTAG